One Oncorhynchus nerka isolate Pitt River linkage group LG5, Oner_Uvic_2.0, whole genome shotgun sequence genomic window carries:
- the LOC115122329 gene encoding protein jagunal homolog 1-B, translating into MASRAGPRATGTDGSDFQHRERVASHYQMSVALKSEIRKLNIVHVLIWLLLAAQVTVSQLNLVSHSVVAAPYQWEYPYLLSIIPSLFSFMALPKNNISYLVISMISAGLFCIAPLIYGGMEMFPVAQQLYRHGKAYRFIFGFSAVSVMYLVMVIAVQVHGWQIYYSKKLLDAWFTSTQDKKKK; encoded by the exons ATGGCTTCCCGAGCTGGACCTCGAGCTACTGGCACAGATGGAAGTGACTTTCAGCACCGCGAGAGAGTGGCCTCACACTACCAGATGAG TGTCGCCCTCAAATCCGAGATCCGTAAGCTGAACATCGTCCATGTTCTGATCTGGCTCCTCTTAGCTGCCCAGGTGACAGTGAGCCAGCTGAACCTAGTGTCCCACAGTGTGGTGGCTGCTCCCTACCAGTGGGAGTACCCCTACCTGCTCAGTATCATCCCCTCCCTCTTCAGCTTCATGGCCCTGCCCAAAAACAACATCAGCTACCTGGTGATCTCCATGATCAGTGCCGGCCTCTTCTGCATAGCACCGCTCATCTACGGGGGCATGGAGATGTTCCCGGTGGCCCAGCAGCTGTACCGCCACGGCAAGGCCTACCGCTTCATCTTCGGCTTCTCTGCCGTGTCCGTCATGTACCTGGTGATGGTGATCGCGGTGCAGGTGCACGGCTGGCAGATCTACTACAGCAAGAAGCTGCTGGACGCCTGGTTTACCTCCACACAAGACAAGAAGAAGAAATGA
- the LOC115122333 gene encoding collagen alpha-1(VIII) chain-like yields the protein MAKPLPSTHLLVVALQLCLVLRHHARGAAYYGHKQPQHPQQHLPQQHQPMQQIPHMPLGNGYGNGNGNGDGLPKQQYGKEMPQHMPYGKEMPYVLPQYGQELPQMLPQMHEQPQMPPNKGKGKGQSYPSNGKGLGGPPPDDRGLQGPGPEGPPGAQGPPGPQGPPGMLGQGMPGPHGKPGPPGPQGYPGIGKPGMPGMPGKPGGGGQPGPKGDLGPGGDVGPMGMPGGPGLPGPPGLPGIGKPGGQGLPGQPGPRGEPGHKGIPGLPGLPGPKGDKGIGLPGLPGLKGPGGPPGPPGQGGLPGVGKPGLNGLPGLPGGAGKPGPPGEGGLAGPPGEGGEPGPPGLPGIGKPGHDGLPGQPGFPGGKGESGPPGLPGGSGLPGYGKPGYPGPKGDKGHGGFSGAPGPKGDKGHGGLPGQEGLPGPNGPPGLPGTIGPPGGLGFPGPKGEGGNGGPKGLPGPKGEPGPPGLPGQGGYPGEGGQPGPRGIPGPLGPKGDNGHKGLPGLPGAPGMPGSRGEGGMPGEKGHQGPKGIPGNFGPGGPLGPPGLPGPKGELGPPGKPGYPGEGKPGVPGALGPQGKPGNGGPPGQPGQPGQPGPPGPPGPPTQTPGLGEILPELGPGLDGLKQGGYKKPKNGGDRNGLEMPAFTAQLTNPFPPVGSPVVFDKLLYNGHQDYNPQTGVFSCTIPGIYYFAYHVHCKGANVWVALVKNNEPVMYTYDEYKKGSLDQASGSAVLPLQQGDTVHVQLPSDQAAGLYAGQYVHSSFSGYLLYPM from the exons ATGGCCAAGCCCCTCCCCTCTACTCATCTATTGGTGGTGGCACTCCAGCTGTGTCTAGTACTACGCCACCATGCCCGTGGGGCGGCATATTACGGGCACAAGCAGCCGCAGCACCCACAGCAGCACCTTCCCCAGCAGCACCAGCCCATGCAACAGATACCTCACATGCCCCTAGGGAACGGGTATGGGAACGGGAACGGGAATGGGGACGGGCTGCCCAAGCAACAGTACGGGAAGGAAATGCCACAACATATGCCATATGGCAAAGAGATGCCATATGTGCTGCCACAGTATGGGCAAGAGCTTCCACAGATGCTTCCACAGATGCACGAACAACCCCAGATGCCACCCAATAAGGgcaagggaaaag GTCAGTCATATCCCAGTAATGGGAAAGGCCTTGGAGGCCCACCACCTGATGATAGGGGACTACAGGGTCCTGGTCCCGAGGGGCCACCAGGAGCCCAAGGGCCTCCAGGACCACAGGGCCCTCCAGGGATGCTAGGTCAAGGGATGCCCGGCCCCCATGGAAAACCAGGCCCTCCTGGTCCCCAAGGGTATCCTGGGATAGGAAAACCCGGAATGCCGGGAATGCCCGGTAAACCTGGTGGAGGCGGCCAGCCTGGTCCGAAGGGCGACCTTGGTCCTGGTGGTGATGTAGGACCAATGGGGATGCCTGGGGGGCCAGGTCTTCCAGGGCCACCAGGCCTGCCAGGCATCGGGAAGCCAGGGGGTCAGGGACTGCCTGGGCAGCCTGGGCCTCGAGGGGAGCCTGGACACAAGGGCATACCTGGACTGCCTGGTCTTCCTGGGCCCAAGGGAGACAAAGGGATTGGCTTGCCAGGATTGCCAGGTTTGAAAGGACCTGGTGGACCTCCTGGGCCTCCTGGTCAAGGGGGTTTGCCAGGGGTTGGAAAACCAGGTCTGAATGGACTACCAGGATTGCCCGGGGGGGCAGGAAAACCAGGCCCACCTGGAGAAGGAGGACTTGCTGGTCCACCAGGTGAAGGGGGAGAACCAGGACCACCTGGGCTACCAGGTATTGGCAAGCCCGGGCATGATGGTTTGCCAGGACAACCAGGGTTCCCAGGCGGTAAAGGGGAATCAGGCCCACCAGGTTTGCCAGGGGGCTCAGGCCTACCTGGTTACGGAAAGCCAGGATATCCTGGACCAAAAGGAGACAAAGGACATGGAGGTTTTTCTGGAGCTCCAGGCCCAAAGGGTGACAAAGGTCATGGAGGTCTCCCAGGGCAGGAAGGCCTTCCTGGACCCAACGGGCCACCGGGCCTGCCCGGTACCATTGGGCCACCTGGGGGTCTTGGTTTCCCAGGTCCGAAGGGAGAAGGTGGCAATGGAGGGCCAAAGGGTCTGCCAGGTCCTAAAGGTGAGCCAGGGCCTCCCGGGCTTCCTGGACAGGGTGGGTATCCTGGAGAGGGTGGTCAACCAGGACCGAGAGGTATACCAGGGCCACTGGGTCCGAAAGGGGATAACGGCCACAAAGGGTTACCTGGCCTCCCTGGAGCTCCTGGAATGCCCGGTTCAAGGGGAGAAGGTGGAATGCCCGGAGAAAAAGGTCACCAGGGACCCAAGGGAATACCTGGAAATTTTGGTCCAGGTGGGCCACTTGGTCCTCCCGGTCTTCCCGGGCCAAAAGGCGAGCTTGGTCCACCAGGGAAACCTGGCTACCCCGGCGAAGGTAAACCTGGTGTTCCAGGCGCTTTAGGGCCCCAAGGGAAACCTGGTAACGGTGGACCCCCTGGTCAGCCTGGACAACCAGGACAACCTGGTCCCCCTGGCCCACCCGGACCCCCCACCCAAACACCTGGTCTTGGTGAAATCCTCCCTGAGCTGGGTCCTGGTCTGGACGGTCTTAAACAAGGCGGTTACAAGAAACCGAAGAATGGAGGGGACAGGAACGGCCTGGAGATGCCAGCATTCACGGCTCAGCTCACCAATCCTTTCCCCCCCGTAGGCTCCCCTGTGGTCTTTGACAAGCTCCTGTACAATGGCCATCAGGACTACAATCCCCAAACCGGCGTCTTCAGCTGTACCATACCGGGAATCTATTACTTTGCTTACCACGTCCACTGCAAAGGAGCGAATGTGTGGGTGGCGCTGGTCAAGAACAATGAGCCTGTGATGTACACATATGATGAGTACAAAAAGGGCAGCCTGGACCAGGCGTCAGGGAGCGCTGTGCTCCCTTTACAGCAAGGAGACACTGTGCATGTACAGCTTCCATCTGACCAGGCAGCAGGACTTTATGCCGGTCAATATGTCCACTCTTCATTCTCCGGATATTTATTGTACCCAATGTAA